In the Desulfosporosinus acidiphilus SJ4 genome, GGAAGGGTAAGCTCAATGTAATCTGTATGCTTTTTAGATAAATACTCCTCCAGAGCCGGAAGAACCTCTTCTAAAGTTACCTCTCCCAAGGGACCCGCGTGAGGAGTTGCCGCGCCGGACAAAGAACTTCCGGCCAGCTTTAAAAGACTCATCTTCCGCTCGGCTAAAGGGAACAGACCTCTAAGAACCCCTTTTTCATCGAAAAACCCCAGCCTGTTAACCTTTAAGCCAAAACCTATCTCAATAATATCCTGCCATTCCCAGCGATGAAAAAGCGATCCCTGAGAGATACCCTCTAGGAAATCTTGCCATTGGTCCCGCTCAATGGGCTGTAACCTTAAACTCACTTTTATTTTCACTCCCAACTTTCCCTAGCAACAAGGAAACCAACATACCCATGCTAATCCAGATCATGGGATCTTCAAAAAAGCGCGCTTCGGACTGAGAACTGATAAATACAGCGGTGACCCACAAGAAGTACGCTACACCCATCAGGTAGTTTGTATGAAAACCTAGGTCTCTGTTCCTTCGCAAAGTCCACAAGTCCCTAATTATAGCCAGCCAAACTAAAGCCAAAGCGATTAGTCCGACTATACCTAATTCCGCCGCGATGGTCAATATCGTCGTGTGCGAGAGAGTTACTCCTTGGACGTAGGGTATATGCGTTTTATAGCTTGGATAATTTGTCAAAAACGACTTTTGAAAGCCTCCTAAACCGACTCCGAGAAGAGGGTGATCGTGAAACATGGCAAAGGAAACCCTAAACAAATAGGCACGCTGCTCATCTAAAGCTCCCAATCCGTTGCGGATAGTCAGCAGGCGGTCCCAGACAGTCGGTCTGGATGCCGCAATCGCAACCCCAATAACCGCCAGCACCCCAATGGGCTGAAGTATTCCTTTGCGGGGAACAAGCAGGCACATGAGGGCTAAAATAACTACCAATGTCACCACCCCGCTGCGGGATAAGGTAATAGCCAAGGCACCTAATAACCCCACAAGTGTTCCAAAATAGAGGAAGCGCCGGCGTGACTCTTGATCTAAATATTGAAGAACTAAATTAGCGACAATCCCCAGTACGAGATAACGGGCAAAAATATTCGGATCGACAAAAGTCGCGTTAACCCTGGCAATCATGCCTTCCGCTAAATATCCCCGCCAAATGAAATGCCTCGTCGCGCCTTCATAGAGCGTAAGAGGGATTAAAGCCACCCCCATCCAATGAACGACCTTCAGCGGGAGTAAACCGATATTCTTCTCGGCCAGAAGGTAAACCCCTACATACAGCATAAACATGGTAAGGAGCCGTATAACACCCATCATCGTATCCGCTTTGCTGATCGTATAGAGGATGCTGAAAAGTCCAACCCCAATATAAATCAGGAGCGCGATGGTCAACGGATGCTTAAAAAGTTTCTTTAAATCCTGACGCTTCTCAGGGTCTTTCCAAAGGTACCAGAGCAGCGCCGCGATAATTGCTACCGTAAAAAGACGAGCCAAGCTGTTAATCTGGGAACCAATTCCTCCCAGCGGAGGAAACCAGGTTATGGAAATGTCTAGGGCAACAGCTCCTGCTAAAATGGAGATTAAGGCACTTGGTTTTTTCCAGCCGTAATAGAAAGCGACGGCCAGGCTCAGAAGAAAAAAGCACCATTGCAAAGCGATTAGCACCGGGGTTCATCTCCTTCCACTTCAAGGATGATCAGGGGCTGAGCTGGGATATCAACATACCCTTCGCCCGCCTCATAAGGAACGGAACAACCCTTAATCTTGTCCGGATCAAGGTAGAGGCGCAGGCGAAGAGGAGGCAGCGAAGAGCCAGCCGGCCCTGAAGAGACGGTTTCATCAGATTGATTACAACCAATCTGCCATTTTGACCCTTGCCTGGTCAGCGTCACTTTGGCTTCCCGCCTCAGGGCAAACCATCTCAAGACCTCTCTGGGGATGGTGATCCAGGCGCCGTCCTGCTTTCCCTCTTCAATCAGCTGTTCATAAACTTCTCCCCAAAAGCGGGGCGCCGTAAAACTCTGATTGTGCCAAAGAAGGCTGACCGCTCCTCCGAAGCGCTTAGCCCAAGCCAAGATTGGCTTTGCTTGCCTAAAGGCTTCTTCCCGTGTTAAGTCAAGGTGTTCTTCGGCCAACAAGGCTCCGTCTTGGATATGCAATGGTAATTCCCAAAGAGTTTGACAGTTCAAGGGATGATAGGGTTGAAGAGTTCCCGCCCGAAAACCTACAACCTCATTAAAGCCAAAGGTAGTGTCATATAAATATCCGCCCTCTTCCATGGCCTGAAAAGAATCAGGTGTCTGGAAATAGAGCCAATGCATGCGTACTCCCAGTTCCTGCTGACCTGTCAACATGGAAATTCTCTTATATTCTTCTCGCGCAGCTTGGGCCGAATACCAGGAATCAATACCATGGACACCGGCTTCCCACCCGTCTTCCTCCAACCGTGTTAAAAGTCTTCGGTATTTTGCCACATCATAAAATGAGGCCCTATTGGCGGGAGCACTTACCGCTGAATCCTTCGAGAAATTTGAAACATCTGAACTATATCCTCTGTAATGATCCTTCTGTATCTTGTTGTCTTGTTCTTGGAACTTGCGGTGATCTTTGTCTTCCCTCAATGCTTCCGGCAAAATCCCAGGCTTGCGCGGGAAGGGCATAAAATATAAGCTTGATTTTACTCCTAAGCGGTTCTCCAAATCAAGCAAGAGGGGCAAAGCTCTATCCCAGACGTCGCGCCCAAGGCCGATTTTCGCAGCCCATGTGCGTACCATTTCCCATAGAGTCAACGTAAACTCAGACGTTGTCACCTTGCCGGAGCGCCAGCGTTTCCAGTTTACGATGGAACTGCGATAAAAATACCCTAAGAATGTTCGGGCAATGGGCATCTCTTTTAGACTTAAAATATCTAAGTCATGGGTAAGTGTCATCATATAAGCATGACCCCAGGGGATCGGAGGGAATTCCAGATAGTTTTTGACCTCCCTGCGCAAAACGCTGCGAAGTTCTTCAAGCATGAGGTCAAGGGACGGCTCAGCAACCCCGGATTCTGTATAATCCCGCCCCTCCATGAGCAAACGCTTTCCCTCAAGCCCAAGATTAAAGGGCAAGGTCTTAAGGCGCAGGCTTGGACTTTGGTCACGAACCGGACCGCAGGCAACAATGAGCGGAT is a window encoding:
- a CDS encoding O-antigen ligase family protein yields the protein MLIALQWCFFLLSLAVAFYYGWKKPSALISILAGAVALDISITWFPPLGGIGSQINSLARLFTVAIIAALLWYLWKDPEKRQDLKKLFKHPLTIALLIYIGVGLFSILYTISKADTMMGVIRLLTMFMLYVGVYLLAEKNIGLLPLKVVHWMGVALIPLTLYEGATRHFIWRGYLAEGMIARVNATFVDPNIFARYLVLGIVANLVLQYLDQESRRRFLYFGTLVGLLGALAITLSRSGVVTLVVILALMCLLVPRKGILQPIGVLAVIGVAIAASRPTVWDRLLTIRNGLGALDEQRAYLFRVSFAMFHDHPLLGVGLGGFQKSFLTNYPSYKTHIPYVQGVTLSHTTILTIAAELGIVGLIALALVWLAIIRDLWTLRRNRDLGFHTNYLMGVAYFLWVTAVFISSQSEARFFEDPMIWISMGMLVSLLLGKVGSENKSEFKVTAH